The Providencia sp. PROV188 genome includes a region encoding these proteins:
- a CDS encoding DnaT-like ssDNA-binding protein, with protein sequence MIDADKNSPTFNSYAGIEDLKAYAKVRNLTLSDSKSLESLLIVAMDFLESQKWQGKRSDSTQPLSFPRTGLFRDGVEIASDAIPHQVIQAQCRLALEAQENELQPTLGAEIISERIEGAIDLKYADGTNTGAPNFAWLKGLLCGLIDSSEGLAINTFAVR encoded by the coding sequence ATGATTGATGCCGATAAAAACTCACCTACGTTTAATAGTTATGCTGGCATTGAAGATTTAAAAGCATATGCGAAAGTCAGGAATTTAACCCTATCAGACAGTAAATCACTCGAATCATTACTCATCGTTGCTATGGACTTCTTAGAATCCCAAAAATGGCAGGGTAAGCGTTCAGACAGTACGCAACCTTTATCTTTTCCTCGTACTGGATTGTTTCGTGATGGGGTTGAAATTGCTAGTGATGCGATTCCTCATCAGGTTATACAGGCTCAGTGTCGCCTTGCACTTGAAGCACAAGAGAATGAATTGCAGCCAACATTAGGTGCAGAAATAATTTCTGAACGTATTGAGGGAGCAATTGATTTGAAGTATGCAGACGGCACCAATACTGGTGCGCCTAATTTCGCTTGGCTGAAAGGTTTGCTATGTGGCTTGATTGATAGCTCAGAAGGCTTGGCTATTAACACATTTGCAGTGAGGTAG
- a CDS encoding phage tail tube protein, protein MAYNIPNGSRVYVASKYGKDVEFTAASNASEAVLTVTASSGIKAGDVVLITSGWKQMSGVFRVKSAENTSITLDGVDTTDTERFPIGGGKGTLKSVQEWEVMPQVMTLSTEGGEQQTQEIQFLEDEQAETVDTYKSGIVQVYTFAHDAKLPIRGLLMSLDDTKQLTAIRFYNKRAGEDRYYSASVSFQRVPNTAINEVENVSARFSLKSDMQIYTTA, encoded by the coding sequence ATGGCTTATAACATTCCTAATGGCTCGCGCGTTTATGTGGCGAGTAAATACGGAAAAGATGTTGAGTTTACGGCGGCAAGTAATGCCTCTGAAGCTGTACTTACTGTCACAGCGTCAAGTGGCATTAAAGCCGGAGATGTTGTTCTCATTACATCTGGGTGGAAACAAATGTCCGGTGTCTTTCGTGTGAAATCAGCAGAAAACACAAGTATCACGCTTGACGGTGTTGATACGACAGATACGGAACGTTTTCCGATTGGCGGCGGCAAAGGAACACTAAAGTCAGTTCAAGAATGGGAGGTTATGCCCCAAGTCATGACCTTATCAACAGAAGGTGGTGAGCAGCAAACGCAAGAAATTCAATTCTTAGAAGATGAGCAAGCAGAAACGGTTGATACCTATAAATCGGGTATCGTGCAGGTTTATACATTTGCTCATGATGCGAAATTACCTATTCGAGGGTTATTAATGTCCTTGGATGATACAAAGCAGTTAACAGCGATTCGTTTTTATAATAAACGGGCTGGTGAAGACCGTTACTACTCAGCCAGTGTGTCATTCCAACGTGTTCCTAATACTGCAATTAACGAGGTTGAAAACGTATCTGCACGTTTCTCTCTTAAATCAGATATGCAAATTTACACTACCGCATAA
- the umuC gene encoding translesion error-prone DNA polymerase V subunit UmuC, which produces MFALVDVNSFYASCEKVFRPDLAGKPVIVLSNNDGCVIARSAEAKKLGVKMGELYYERRNYYLQNHINIFSSNYALYADMSNRVMSLLSMYAPRLEVYSIDEAFLDFTGLVHTFNLEDYGREIQSTILQRTHLPVSVGIGPTKTLAKIANHAAKTWKKTGGVVELSDRSRQRKLLSFIPIEDVWGIGRRISVKLRAMGVYTALDLANAPVSTIRKTFGVTLERTLRELNGESCIELEEVRKVKQQILYSRSFGKKVLDFETMRKAICDYAERAAEKLREEKQRCRIISLFIQTSSHASGEDYANSASIKLEYPSSDTRDIINAVMRGLDSIWRDGYRYYKAGIMLSDFTDSDVTQFDMFSTQKPFKNGDELMKTLDTINNSGLGKVWFAVKGGDSGYQMKREMLSPAYTTNFNELPVAKI; this is translated from the coding sequence ATGTTTGCCTTAGTTGATGTAAATTCGTTTTATGCGAGCTGTGAGAAAGTATTCAGGCCTGACTTAGCAGGAAAGCCAGTAATTGTTCTGAGTAATAATGATGGCTGTGTAATTGCTCGTTCCGCCGAAGCAAAAAAGCTCGGTGTAAAAATGGGAGAGCTTTACTATGAGAGAAGAAACTATTACCTGCAAAATCATATTAACATTTTTAGCTCGAACTATGCGTTATACGCTGACATGAGCAACAGAGTGATGTCTCTACTATCAATGTATGCTCCGCGTTTGGAAGTGTATTCAATAGATGAGGCATTTCTTGATTTCACTGGCTTGGTTCATACCTTTAATTTAGAAGATTATGGGCGAGAAATTCAATCAACGATATTGCAGCGAACTCACTTGCCAGTAAGTGTTGGCATCGGTCCGACTAAAACGCTGGCTAAAATTGCGAATCATGCCGCTAAAACGTGGAAGAAGACTGGTGGTGTGGTTGAGCTATCTGATAGAAGTCGGCAAAGAAAATTACTGTCATTTATTCCGATTGAAGACGTGTGGGGAATAGGACGAAGGATTTCAGTCAAGTTAAGAGCGATGGGTGTTTATACCGCTTTAGACTTGGCAAATGCACCAGTGTCTACAATACGTAAAACGTTTGGTGTGACGCTAGAAAGAACTCTCCGAGAGCTTAATGGCGAATCGTGCATTGAGCTTGAAGAAGTCAGGAAGGTTAAGCAGCAAATACTATACTCTCGCTCGTTCGGTAAGAAAGTTTTAGATTTCGAAACCATGCGCAAGGCTATTTGTGACTATGCAGAACGAGCAGCAGAGAAGCTACGCGAAGAAAAGCAGCGATGTCGAATTATTAGCCTGTTTATTCAAACCAGCAGCCATGCATCAGGTGAAGATTATGCTAACAGTGCCAGCATTAAGCTTGAATACCCTAGCAGCGATACGCGAGACATCATTAATGCTGTTATGCGTGGTTTAGATTCTATATGGCGAGATGGTTACCGCTACTATAAAGCCGGGATAATGTTATCTGACTTCACAGATTCAGATGTTACTCAGTTTGATATGTTTTCTACTCAAAAACCATTTAAGAATGGCGATGAACTTATGAAAACATTAGACACAATAAATAATAGTGGCTTAGGTAAAGTCTGGTTTGCCGTGAAAGGGGGGGATAGTGGATATCAGATGAAGCGCGAAATGTTATCACCGGCGTACACGACAAATTTTAATGAACTGCCTGTAGCTAAAATCTAG
- a CDS encoding phage tail terminator-like protein produces the protein MKQSEINQSIRALVAKIAKQEGVKVAWSNIEFDDISTPYLQLHIMPAITENLGLALDMPVQKGVIQLNVVEKIGNGDSAVIGLVDTVKEQLENGLTLTESLYLDGEPNQLPPLTSDINYIIPIRTSYRCHPIR, from the coding sequence ATGAAACAATCTGAGATCAATCAGTCTATTCGTGCGCTGGTGGCAAAAATTGCTAAGCAAGAAGGGGTGAAGGTGGCTTGGTCAAATATTGAGTTTGACGATATTAGCACTCCATATTTGCAATTACATATAATGCCAGCCATAACCGAAAATCTAGGTCTAGCGTTAGACATGCCAGTTCAAAAAGGTGTTATTCAACTTAATGTTGTTGAAAAGATTGGTAATGGTGATTCGGCGGTTATTGGCTTGGTTGATACCGTCAAAGAGCAGCTCGAAAATGGTTTAACACTCACGGAGTCACTGTATCTAGACGGTGAACCAAATCAGCTACCGCCACTTACCAGTGATATCAACTACATCATTCCAATACGTACATCCTATCGATGTCATCCAATCCGATAA
- a CDS encoding major capsid protein, with translation MATTTNSDLVIYNDLAQTAFLERRQDNLAVFNQASNGAIVLDNIFIEGDFRKRAFYQIGGSIEHRDVDSTGTVESKKIGAGESVEVKAPWKYGPYATTEEAFKRRGRDVSEFSELVGIDAADASLEGYIKYSLAALGAAIGSNADMVVTADIATDGKKTLTKGLRRYGDKFNRVNLFVMHSTTYFDIVDQAIDNKVYEEAGVVIYGGQPGTLGKPVLVTDSAPVDAIFGLVPGAVTIIESQEPTFRSFEINDKENLEIGYRGEGVVNVGVLGYSWDESKGKNPDLTKLGTAGNWKKHFTSNKLTAGVMIKLTAQGKNAVKQ, from the coding sequence ATGGCTACGACGACTAATAGCGATTTAGTAATTTACAACGACTTGGCGCAAACAGCGTTTTTAGAGCGTCGCCAAGATAATTTAGCCGTATTTAATCAGGCATCGAATGGTGCCATTGTGCTTGATAACATTTTTATTGAAGGTGATTTTCGTAAACGTGCTTTCTATCAAATTGGAGGATCGATTGAGCATCGTGATGTTGATTCAACAGGAACAGTAGAGAGTAAAAAAATTGGTGCGGGCGAATCTGTTGAAGTGAAAGCTCCATGGAAATATGGTCCATATGCAACAACGGAAGAGGCATTTAAACGTCGAGGACGAGATGTATCTGAATTTTCTGAGCTAGTTGGTATTGATGCTGCTGATGCATCTCTAGAAGGTTACATTAAATATTCCTTAGCCGCATTGGGGGCAGCTATCGGAAGTAATGCTGATATGGTCGTGACAGCAGACATTGCTACAGATGGGAAAAAAACACTCACCAAGGGGCTGCGTCGATATGGGGACAAGTTTAACCGTGTAAATCTCTTCGTCATGCACTCTACTACGTATTTCGATATTGTTGACCAAGCGATTGATAACAAAGTATACGAAGAGGCTGGTGTGGTTATCTATGGTGGGCAGCCGGGAACGTTAGGTAAGCCCGTCTTGGTAACAGACAGTGCGCCAGTTGATGCTATTTTTGGTCTTGTTCCTGGAGCTGTGACTATCATCGAGTCTCAAGAACCAACCTTCCGCTCATTTGAGATCAATGATAAGGAAAACTTAGAAATTGGGTATCGTGGTGAAGGCGTTGTTAACGTCGGTGTGCTTGGGTATAGCTGGGATGAATCAAAAGGTAAAAACCCAGATCTAACCAAGTTAGGTACTGCGGGTAACTGGAAAAAACATTTTACAAGCAACAAACTGACAGCAGGTGTGATGATTAAATTAACTGCTCAGGGCAAAAATGCAGTAAAGCAATAG
- a CDS encoding phage tail assembly chaperone: MAKFTLNPNPIFKADVKIRVAGKSEPEVVTFTFNHLPMSKLEELKNESVNKFFTQIIADWAIEEPYNEDNLKLLFDNYPSAAGAITTMYYNELLGNREKN, from the coding sequence ATGGCGAAATTCACTCTGAATCCCAATCCAATATTTAAGGCTGATGTAAAAATCCGTGTGGCTGGCAAAAGCGAGCCGGAGGTTGTGACATTTACGTTCAATCACTTACCAATGAGTAAATTGGAAGAGTTGAAAAATGAGTCAGTAAACAAATTCTTTACTCAAATTATTGCTGATTGGGCAATTGAAGAGCCTTATAACGAAGATAATTTGAAGTTGTTATTTGACAACTATCCATCAGCCGCAGGGGCTATTACAACAATGTATTACAATGAATTGTTAGGTAATCGTGAAAAAAACTAA
- the umuD gene encoding translesion error-prone DNA polymerase V autoproteolytic subunit: MKLEPIDSESILNIPLFLDRVAAGFPSPAADYMEERINLNSTLIKHPDSTYMLRVEGNSMIDANINDGDVVIVDSALVAKDGDIVIASVDGEFTVKRLKSYPPMLMPMNPDFQPIHIGDAQDLQIFGVVTFIIHKAQ, translated from the coding sequence ATGAAGCTAGAGCCTATCGATTCCGAATCAATTCTCAATATTCCATTATTCTTAGATAGAGTGGCTGCGGGGTTTCCATCTCCTGCGGCTGACTACATGGAGGAAAGAATAAACCTTAACAGCACATTGATTAAGCACCCAGATAGTACGTATATGTTGCGTGTAGAAGGTAATTCTATGATTGACGCTAACATTAACGATGGTGATGTTGTGATTGTCGATAGCGCATTGGTAGCAAAAGATGGGGATATTGTTATCGCCAGTGTTGATGGTGAGTTTACTGTTAAGAGATTAAAGTCTTATCCACCGATGTTGATGCCAATGAATCCTGATTTTCAACCAATACATATTGGTGATGCGCAGGATTTACAGATATTTGGCGTTGTCACATTCATTATTCATAAGGCTCAGTAA
- a CDS encoding DUF1799 domain-containing protein produces the protein MTKQEAKNFERAFGFPPDLDDVEVVPDVWESYLVFSAMSTQWRIGMNGATGLDYSVIPNVLDLLNIKSKATIFDDLRVMELKALELINK, from the coding sequence ATGACAAAGCAAGAGGCTAAAAATTTTGAGCGAGCTTTTGGCTTTCCTCCTGATCTTGATGATGTTGAAGTTGTTCCTGATGTCTGGGAGTCATATCTGGTATTTTCTGCGATGAGTACTCAGTGGCGAATAGGAATGAATGGTGCTACGGGACTTGACTATAGCGTGATTCCCAATGTTTTAGATCTACTTAACATCAAAAGCAAAGCGACCATATTTGATGACTTAAGGGTTATGGAGCTAAAGGCTCTTGAGTTGATAAACAAGTAG